The Natator depressus isolate rNatDep1 chromosome 8, rNatDep2.hap1, whole genome shotgun sequence genome window below encodes:
- the MRPL22 gene encoding large ribosomal subunit protein uL22m gives MAAPMVVGAGAAWARSLLSWARPERLLASCSISLLSNIQTRTYLQNVGRWEKKNRIVYPPQLPGEPRRPAEIFHCRRDIKYSKDKMWYLAKLIKGMSIDQALAQLEFNDKKGAKVIKEVLLEAQEMAVRNHNVEFKSNLYIADSFSGKGHYLKRIRYHGRGMFGIMEKVKCHYFVKLVEGPPPPPEAPQTGFDQAKEYVQQLRNRTIIHTL, from the exons ATGGCGGCGCCGATGGTGGTCGGAGCTG GGGCTGCCTGGGCGCGGAGCCTTCTCAGCTGGGCCCGGCCGGAGAG GTTACTAGCATCTTGCAGTATTTCTCTTCTGTCAAATATCCAAACAAGAACGTATCTTCAGAATGTCGGGAGGTGGGAGAAGAAGAACAGAATAGTTTACCCTCCGCAGCTGCCAGGAGAGCCTCGAAGACCAGCA GAAATATTCCACTGTCGAAGGGACATAAAATACAGTAAGGACAAGATGTGGTATTTGGCAAAACTG ATAAAAGGAATGTCAATTGATCAGGCTCTTGCTCAGCTGGAATTCAATGACAAGAAGGGTGCAAAGGTGATCAAAGAG GTTCTTCTGGAAGCTCAAGAAATGGCAGTGAGAAATCACAACGTAGAATTCAAATCAAATTTATACATAG CTGACTCCTTTTCTGGAAAAGGTCACTATCTGAAACGGATTCGCTACCATGGCCGAGGTATGTTTGGCATCATGGAGAAAGTCAAATGCCATTACTTTGTGAAGCTTGTAGAAGGCCCACCTCCCCCTCCGGAAGCACCACAGACTGGATTTGACCAAGCTAAGGAATATGTGCAGCAGCTCCGAAACAGAACCATTATTCATACACTATGA